A genome region from Chelonia mydas isolate rCheMyd1 chromosome 12, rCheMyd1.pri.v2, whole genome shotgun sequence includes the following:
- the CHST8 gene encoding carbohydrate sulfotransferase 8 isoform X2 gives MGNQKSSLYPPVNVPTQFQSTDRKQNIMFVMKDRQKKDAEINPIGLHKRKRRFIIKKSPILIAMNNSSLNLPMLKSEDRNNNNWKSLYQIQRERKRIMRDTCSKYKSNNRRIITPYHVSRIFVEDKYRILYCEVPKAGCSNWKRVLMVLNGLASSTKDIQHNTVHYGNYLKRLDGFDRKGIYHRLNTYTKMLFIREPFEKLVSAFRDKFEHPNNYYHPVFGKAIISRYRVNASKEALRTGSGVKFKEFIQYLLDVHRPVGMDIHWDHINRLCSPCLIDYDFVGKFESMEEDANFFLHLIGAPQNLTFPRFKDRHSNEERTTTKITQSYFAQLSPAQRQHSYDFYYMDYLMFNYSKPFEDLY, from the coding sequence ATGGGAAACCAGAAAAGTTCATTATACCCACCTGTGAACGTACCTACTCAGTTTCAAAGTACAGACAGAAAGCAAAATATAATGTTTGTGATGAAAGACCGTCAAAAAAAAGATGCAGAAATTAATCCTATCGGGCTCCACAAACGGAAAAGGAGATTTATAATTAAGAAGAGCCCTATACTGATTGCTATGAACAATTCTTCTCTCAACTTGCCTATGCTTAAATCTGAGGACAGAAACAACAACAATTGGAAAAGTCTCTATCAAAtccaaagagaaagaaagagaataatGAGAGATACTTGTTCCAAATACAAGAGTAATAACAGAAGGATAATCACTCCTTATCACGTTTCCAGAATATTTGTAGAAGATAAATACAGAATTTTATACTGTGAAGTTCCAAAAGCTGGCTGTTCTAACTGGAAACGGGTGCTCATGGTTCTCAATGGGTTGGCTTCCTCCACAAAAGATATACAGCACAACACAGTGCACTATGGAAATTACTTAAAAAGGCTGGATGGGTTTGATCGCAAAGGGATTTATCACAGACTCAACACTTACACCAAGATGCTTTTCATTCGCGAACCCTTTGAAAAGTTGGTATCCGCATTTCGCGACAAGTTTGAGCATCCGAACAATTACTACCACCCTGTTTTTGGAAAAGCTATCATTTCGAGATACCGTGTCAATGCCTCCAAAGAAGCATTAAGGACAGGTTCTGGAGTCAAATTTAAAGAGTTCATTCAATATCTTCTAGATGTACATAGGCCAGTGGGCATGGACATTCACTGGGATCACATCAACAGGCTTTGCAGCCCATGTTTAATAGACTATGACTTTGTAGGGAAATTTGAAAGCATGGAAGAAGATGCAAATTTTTTCCTGCATTTAATTGGTGCTCCACAAAATTTAACTTTCCCTAGGTTTAAAGACAGACATTCCAACGAAGAACGAACAACCACTAAAATTACACAGAGCTATTTTGCACAGCTTTCCCCTGCTCAAAGACAACACAGTTATGATTTTTATTATATGGATTATTTGATGTTTAACTATTCAAAACCTTTTGAAGATTTATATTAG